The following are encoded together in the bacterium genome:
- a CDS encoding glycogen debranching enzyme family protein, whose protein sequence is MTTCPLPDRSAEWLEADGLGGFASGTVDQIRTRRYHALLLAATAPPTGRMVLVNGHEAWVDTPHGSFALTSQRYAGDVVAGDGATRLTAFTTEPWPTWTWTLPDGTRVRQELVVPKGTAAAVLAWSLVAPADDVRLRVRLLHSGRDHHALHHENPAFRFDPTTEDGALVWRPYDGVPAVAVRASGIYEHAPDWYRRFLYTEERARGLDCTEDLATPGVFHFALSPGEATLVLTTATTPAQDSVAVRHAERVRRVSLGPRLHRAADAYLVARGNGKTIVAGYPWFTDWGRDTFIALRGLCLATGRFDDARAILCEWAHQVSDGMLPNCFPDHGDAPQWNTVDAALWFVVAVHEYLRRAPTIDARDARLLRGAVASILVGYATGTRHGIRADQDGLLAAGAPGLQLTWMDARVGGHVVTPRIGKPVEIQALWLNALRVGAGFDDRWAALAVRGRASFEARFWNEARGCLYDVVDVDHRPATADGRLRPNQIFAVGGLPFSLLEGERARRVVEVVEASLWTPLGLRTLAPGEPGYVGHYGGGPEARDAGYHQGTAWPWLLGAFVEAWVRVRGDTPEARAEARHRFLAPVLAHLDQAGLDHVSEIVDGDAPHTPRGCPFQAWSVGETLRLAELVLADDTARAGVAC, encoded by the coding sequence GTGACCACGTGCCCGCTTCCCGATCGCAGCGCCGAGTGGCTCGAGGCCGACGGCCTCGGCGGCTTCGCGTCCGGCACCGTCGACCAGATCCGCACACGGCGCTACCACGCGCTGCTGCTCGCGGCGACGGCCCCGCCGACGGGCCGCATGGTGCTCGTGAACGGGCACGAGGCCTGGGTCGACACGCCCCACGGCTCCTTCGCGCTGACGAGCCAGCGCTACGCGGGCGACGTCGTCGCCGGCGACGGCGCGACGCGGCTCACGGCGTTCACCACCGAGCCCTGGCCGACGTGGACCTGGACGCTGCCCGACGGCACCCGCGTGCGCCAGGAGCTGGTCGTGCCGAAGGGCACGGCCGCCGCGGTGCTCGCCTGGTCGCTCGTCGCCCCCGCCGACGACGTGCGCCTGCGCGTCCGCCTGCTGCACTCGGGACGCGACCACCACGCGCTCCATCACGAGAACCCGGCCTTCCGCTTCGACCCGACGACGGAGGACGGCGCCCTCGTCTGGCGTCCCTACGACGGCGTGCCCGCCGTCGCCGTGCGCGCGAGCGGCATCTACGAGCACGCGCCGGACTGGTACCGCCGCTTCCTCTACACCGAGGAGCGCGCGCGCGGGCTCGACTGCACCGAGGACCTGGCGACGCCGGGCGTCTTCCACTTCGCGCTCTCGCCCGGCGAGGCGACGCTGGTCCTCACGACCGCAACGACGCCGGCGCAGGATTCCGTCGCCGTCCGCCACGCGGAGCGCGTCCGCCGCGTCTCCCTCGGCCCGCGGCTCCATCGCGCCGCCGACGCCTACCTCGTCGCGCGCGGCAACGGGAAGACGATCGTCGCCGGCTACCCGTGGTTCACCGACTGGGGCCGCGACACGTTCATCGCCCTGCGCGGGCTGTGCCTGGCGACGGGACGCTTCGACGACGCGCGCGCGATCCTTTGCGAGTGGGCGCATCAGGTGTCGGACGGGATGCTGCCGAACTGCTTCCCCGATCACGGCGACGCCCCGCAGTGGAACACCGTCGACGCGGCGCTGTGGTTCGTCGTCGCGGTGCACGAGTATCTGCGCCGGGCGCCGACGATCGATGCGCGTGACGCGCGCCTGCTCCGCGGTGCCGTGGCGTCGATCCTGGTCGGCTACGCCACCGGCACGCGCCACGGCATCCGCGCCGACCAGGACGGCCTCCTCGCCGCCGGCGCGCCCGGGCTCCAGCTCACCTGGATGGACGCGCGCGTCGGCGGGCACGTCGTCACGCCGCGCATCGGCAAGCCGGTCGAGATCCAGGCGCTGTGGCTGAACGCGCTGCGCGTCGGCGCCGGCTTCGACGACCGCTGGGCGGCGCTCGCCGTGCGCGGGCGCGCCAGCTTCGAGGCGCGGTTCTGGAACGAGGCGCGCGGCTGCCTCTACGACGTCGTCGACGTCGACCATCGGCCCGCCACCGCCGACGGCAGGCTGCGGCCGAACCAGATATTCGCCGTCGGCGGCCTGCCCTTCTCGCTGCTCGAGGGCGAGCGCGCGCGGCGCGTGGTGGAGGTCGTCGAGGCGTCGCTGTGGACCCCGCTCGGCCTGCGCACACTCGCGCCGGGCGAGCCGGGCTACGTCGGGCACTACGGCGGCGGCCCGGAGGCGCGCGACGCCGGCTATCACCAGGGCACCGCCTGGCCGTGGCTCCTCGGCGCGTTCGTCGAGGCCTGGGTGCGCGTCCGCGGTGACACGCCCGAGGCGCGGGCCGAGGCGCGGCACCGCTTCCTCGCGCCCGTGCTCGCGCACCTCGATCAGGCGGGGCTGGATCACGTCTCGGAGATCGTCGACGGCGACGCGCCGCACACGCCGCGCGGCTGCCCGTTCCAGGCGTGGTCGGTCGGCGAGACGCTGCGCCTCGCCGAGCTCGTGCTGGCCGACGACACGGCGCGCGCCGGCGTCGCCTGCTGA
- a CDS encoding glutathione S-transferase family protein codes for MKLYHASQSRSVRPRWLLEELGVPYEVERLSLSAGDHKKPAYLKLNPNGQVPTLVDGDLALFESAAICQYLTDKYPEKGFAPPAGTPERGRYYQWIHYAMSGLEPPAVTIFLHTIMKPEAERLPQLVGPARETLVGAVGVVDAALAGREWLVGDRIGTADVMVGSTLVWCAMMGLLGDDTPHAKAYLERIAQRPAYQRAGAD; via the coding sequence CTGAAGCTGTACCACGCGTCCCAGAGCCGATCGGTCCGGCCGCGCTGGCTGCTCGAGGAGCTGGGTGTCCCCTACGAGGTCGAGCGTCTCTCGCTCTCGGCGGGCGACCACAAGAAGCCCGCGTACCTGAAGCTCAACCCGAACGGCCAGGTGCCGACGCTGGTCGACGGCGACCTCGCGCTCTTCGAGTCGGCGGCGATCTGCCAGTACCTGACCGACAAGTACCCCGAGAAGGGCTTCGCTCCGCCGGCCGGCACGCCGGAGCGCGGCCGCTACTACCAGTGGATCCACTACGCCATGTCCGGGCTCGAGCCGCCGGCGGTGACCATCTTCCTGCACACGATCATGAAGCCCGAGGCCGAGCGGCTGCCGCAGCTGGTCGGGCCGGCGCGGGAGACGCTCGTGGGCGCGGTCGGCGTGGTCGACGCCGCGCTCGCCGGCCGCGAGTGGCTCGTCGGCGACCGCATCGGCACCGCCGACGTCATGGTCGGCTCGACGCTCGTCTGGTGCGCGATGATGGGGCTCCTCGGCGACGACACGCCGCACGCGAAGGCCTACCTCGAGCGCATCGCGCAGCGCCCCGCCTACCAGCGCGCCGGCGCCGACTGA
- a CDS encoding peptide chain release factor 3, translating into MTPEQAQVAREAARRRTFAIISHPDAGKTTLTEKLLLYGGVIREAGSVRGRGAAKHATSDWMAIEKERGISVSTSVLQFPFQGLCVNLLDTPGHDDFSEDTYRTLVAADCAVMLLDAAKGVEPQTIKLFKVCRMRRIPIVTFVNKMDRWGREPLELLDEIEEVLGIPATAATWPVGMGETFRGVFDRWSESLLLFDRGAGGARRVPQTVASLAADAASPLPESARRTLRAELDLLETAGYPFDQDLFLAGEVTPVFFGSAITNFGVEPFLERFVELCPPPGPRKSDGGPVPIEGPACSGFVFKIQANMNPKHRDRIAFVRVCAGRFERGMTIVHERTGKPLNVNRVMQLQSRERATVDEAFPGDIVGVWDGGQLAVGDSLYEAEPIRYEALPRFSPEHFVRVRLPDALRRKQLRKGLEQLSEEGAVQLLSDHALRDPDPILGAVGPLQFDVVRHRLRDEYGVEATFSPLPYRHARWIANPGVDLDDVARRSNVAVCLDADGKPLMLFKSDFEMSWVAKHCPELELVAAVRAGATAAAGA; encoded by the coding sequence ATGACGCCCGAGCAGGCCCAGGTCGCCCGCGAGGCGGCGCGGCGGCGCACGTTCGCGATCATCTCGCACCCGGACGCGGGCAAGACGACGCTGACCGAGAAGCTGCTGCTCTACGGCGGCGTCATCCGCGAGGCGGGCTCGGTGCGCGGCCGCGGCGCCGCGAAGCACGCCACCAGCGACTGGATGGCGATAGAGAAGGAGCGCGGCATCTCGGTGTCGACGAGCGTGCTCCAGTTCCCCTTCCAGGGGCTGTGCGTGAACCTGCTCGACACCCCGGGCCACGACGACTTCAGCGAGGACACCTACCGCACGCTCGTCGCCGCCGACTGCGCGGTGATGCTGCTCGACGCCGCCAAGGGCGTCGAGCCGCAGACGATCAAGCTCTTCAAGGTGTGCCGCATGCGGCGCATCCCCATCGTGACGTTCGTCAACAAGATGGACCGCTGGGGACGGGAGCCGCTCGAGCTGCTCGACGAGATCGAGGAGGTGCTCGGCATCCCGGCGACGGCGGCGACGTGGCCGGTCGGCATGGGCGAGACGTTCCGCGGCGTCTTCGACCGCTGGAGCGAGTCGCTGCTGCTCTTCGACCGCGGCGCCGGCGGCGCGCGTCGCGTGCCGCAGACGGTCGCGAGCCTCGCCGCCGACGCCGCGAGCCCGCTGCCGGAGAGCGCACGCAGGACGCTGCGCGCCGAGCTCGACCTCCTCGAGACCGCCGGCTACCCGTTCGACCAGGACCTGTTCCTCGCCGGCGAGGTGACGCCCGTCTTCTTCGGCAGCGCCATCACCAACTTCGGCGTCGAGCCGTTCCTCGAGCGCTTCGTCGAGCTGTGCCCGCCGCCCGGCCCGCGCAAGTCCGACGGCGGTCCGGTGCCGATCGAGGGCCCCGCCTGCTCGGGGTTCGTCTTCAAGATCCAGGCGAACATGAACCCGAAGCACCGCGACCGCATCGCCTTCGTGCGCGTGTGCGCCGGACGCTTCGAGCGCGGCATGACGATCGTCCACGAGCGCACCGGCAAGCCGCTCAACGTGAACCGCGTCATGCAGCTCCAGTCGCGCGAGCGGGCGACGGTCGACGAGGCGTTCCCCGGCGACATCGTCGGCGTGTGGGACGGCGGTCAGCTCGCCGTCGGCGACTCGCTCTACGAGGCCGAGCCGATCCGCTACGAAGCGCTGCCGCGCTTCTCGCCCGAGCACTTCGTGCGCGTGCGCCTGCCGGACGCCCTGCGCCGCAAGCAGCTGCGCAAGGGGCTCGAGCAGCTCTCCGAGGAGGGCGCCGTGCAGCTCCTGTCCGACCACGCGCTGCGCGATCCCGACCCGATCCTCGGCGCCGTCGGGCCGCTCCAGTTCGACGTCGTACGCCACCGCCTGCGCGACGAGTACGGCGTCGAGGCGACGTTCTCGCCGCTGCCCTACCGGCACGCGCGCTGGATCGCGAATCCGGGCGTCGACCTCGACGACGTCGCGCGGCGCAGCAACGTCGCCGTCTGCCTCGACGCCGACGGCAAGCCGCTCATGCTCTTCAAGAGCGACTTCGAGATGTCCTGGGTCGCCAAGCACTGCCCCGAGCTGGAGCTGGTGGCGGCGGTGCGCGCCGGGGCGACCGCGGCGGCGGGCGCGTAG
- a CDS encoding DUF1311 domain-containing protein has protein sequence MAEGQRRRERFGPLVVALALLVPVPAPAATPSFDCDRAQGPVETLLCHNGALADLDRRMSQVYADALRAFSEPQRSAQIAAQEQWLRTRDACASAPDLVRCVQTTYDLRITTLQVAAGLFRVPDPTAWDCGAAGPVTVRLYDLTQLPAAVVQVGSAPEEIAVSRPGVRGMRYQGRTLTFRILGDEAVLGRHGETDVTCTPAAAAPAGDR, from the coding sequence GTGGCGGAAGGGCAACGGCGTCGCGAACGATTCGGCCCGCTCGTGGTCGCGCTCGCGCTCCTCGTCCCGGTGCCGGCGCCGGCCGCGACGCCGTCGTTCGACTGCGACCGTGCCCAGGGCCCGGTCGAGACGCTGCTCTGTCACAACGGCGCGCTCGCCGACCTCGATCGCCGCATGAGCCAGGTGTACGCGGACGCGCTGCGGGCGTTCTCCGAGCCGCAGCGCAGCGCGCAGATCGCGGCCCAGGAGCAGTGGCTCCGCACGCGCGACGCCTGCGCCAGCGCGCCCGACCTCGTCCGCTGCGTGCAGACGACCTATGACCTCCGCATCACCACGCTGCAGGTCGCGGCCGGCCTCTTCCGCGTCCCCGATCCGACGGCCTGGGACTGTGGGGCAGCCGGCCCCGTGACGGTACGCCTCTACGACCTGACCCAGCTGCCTGCCGCCGTCGTGCAGGTGGGGTCGGCGCCCGAAGAGATCGCGGTCTCGCGCCCGGGCGTGCGCGGCATGCGCTATCAGGGCCGCACCCTGACCTTCCGCATCCTCGGCGACGAGGCCGTGCTCGGGCGGCACGGCGAGACCGACGTCACCTGCACGCCGGCGGCGGCGGCGCCCGCGGGCGACCGTTAG
- a CDS encoding glucose 1-dehydrogenase: MQAVAVHPATREVALIDHPEPRLESPTQVKLRILEVGVCGTDREIAHFQYGTPPAGSEWLVIGHESLGEVVEVGPDVQGLAPGDLVVPMVRRPCPHPTCLACTAGRQDFCYTGDFTERGIKGRHGFMTELVVDEARYMNPVPRALRDTAVLVEPLTIAEKALIQLWQVQERLPWACPVVPGQAPGHCHTAIVLGSGPVGLLGALALRAADFDVHVFSRAAAPNPASELLAQVGAHYVSAADEPIAALAQRLGNVDLVYEATGAAQIAFDTLAVMGANSVFIFTGVPGRRGPITIDADGLMRDLVLKNQMVFGTVNASREAFAAAIRDLGVFEHKWPGVVRRLVTAHWPVTAFRDLLLSDPAGIKNVVSLAA; this comes from the coding sequence ATGCAGGCCGTCGCCGTCCATCCCGCCACGCGCGAGGTCGCGCTGATCGATCATCCCGAGCCGCGGCTCGAGTCGCCGACGCAGGTGAAGCTGCGCATCCTCGAAGTCGGCGTCTGCGGCACCGACCGCGAGATCGCGCACTTCCAGTACGGCACGCCGCCGGCGGGCAGCGAGTGGCTGGTCATCGGCCACGAGTCGCTGGGCGAGGTCGTCGAGGTCGGGCCGGACGTGCAGGGGCTCGCGCCCGGCGACCTCGTCGTGCCGATGGTGCGCCGCCCGTGCCCGCACCCGACCTGCCTCGCGTGCACCGCCGGCCGCCAGGACTTCTGCTACACGGGCGACTTCACCGAGCGCGGCATCAAGGGCCGCCACGGCTTCATGACCGAGCTGGTGGTCGACGAGGCGCGCTACATGAACCCGGTGCCGCGGGCGCTGCGCGACACCGCGGTCCTCGTCGAGCCGCTGACGATCGCCGAGAAGGCGCTGATCCAGCTCTGGCAGGTGCAGGAGCGGCTGCCGTGGGCATGCCCGGTCGTCCCGGGCCAGGCGCCGGGGCACTGTCATACGGCGATCGTGCTCGGCTCCGGGCCCGTCGGCCTCCTCGGCGCGCTGGCGCTGCGCGCGGCCGACTTCGACGTCCACGTCTTCTCGCGCGCCGCGGCGCCGAACCCGGCCTCGGAGCTGCTGGCGCAGGTGGGCGCGCACTACGTATCGGCCGCGGACGAGCCGATCGCCGCGCTCGCGCAGCGGCTCGGTAACGTCGACCTCGTCTACGAGGCGACCGGCGCCGCGCAGATCGCGTTCGACACCCTCGCCGTGATGGGCGCCAACAGCGTCTTCATCTTCACCGGCGTGCCGGGACGCCGCGGGCCGATCACCATCGACGCCGACGGGCTCATGCGCGACCTCGTGCTGAAGAACCAGATGGTCTTCGGGACCGTGAACGCGAGCCGGGAGGCGTTCGCCGCCGCCATCCGCGATCTCGGCGTCTTCGAGCACAAGTGGCCGGGCGTGGTGCGCCGGCTGGTGACGGCGCACTGGCCGGTGACCGCCTTCCGCGACCTGCTGCTGTCCGATCCCGCCGGGATCAAGAACGTGGTCTCGCTGGCGGCCTAA
- a CDS encoding FAD-containing oxidoreductase yields the protein MVAVLVVVAVVAAVRLLPVNAWLLAFVGWMRDAGAAGMAVYVLAYVAACVLFVPGLILTLGGGFAYGVAAGVPLVWVAANLGAAVAFLLGRTLLRERIAARVAGDARFAAIDRAVGREGFKVVLLTRLSPAFPFSLLNYAYGLTTVSFRDYALGSLLGMIPGTAMYVYLGSLLTSVTQIAAGAPAGNAATQALTWLGAAATVAVTVVVTRLARRALDEATAASPGGAAVPIHRTPHDPARPLVLPDDTHNRALVACVHPPGRRNPTPSGRYNLVVVGGGTAGLVAAAGGAGLGAKVALVERALMGGDCLNTGCVPSKALIASARAAAAARRADRLGVRVGAVDVDFPAVMARLRALRARIARNDSVQRFEQLGVEVHLGDARFTGPRTIEVDGRTLAFSCAVVATGARAAVPPIPGLAEADFLTNETLFELTELPRRLVVLGGGPVGCEMAQAFAQLGATVTLVTDAAHILPREDADAAAVVARRMAADGVRLVTGATVTRVLRIDGATRVDWRAGDVADTATGDRLLVAAGRTPNLGGLGLEAAGVAYGPHGVTVDDHLRTTNRRVFAAGDVASRFRFTHTADALARIVLTNALFLGRRKASALTVPWCTYTSPELAHTGLSAAEAQARGIATTTLTLPLHDVDRAIVEDDDEGFLRVVVRKGSDAIVGATLIAANAGDVVSELTLAIVAGVGLGTVANVIHPYPTQAEVVKKAGDAYNRTRLTPTVKSLFAWWLARNR from the coding sequence GTGGTCGCGGTCCTCGTCGTGGTCGCGGTGGTGGCGGCGGTGCGCCTGCTGCCCGTGAACGCCTGGCTGCTCGCGTTCGTCGGCTGGATGCGCGACGCAGGCGCCGCCGGCATGGCGGTCTACGTCCTCGCCTACGTCGCCGCCTGCGTGCTCTTCGTGCCCGGGCTGATCCTCACGCTCGGCGGCGGCTTCGCCTACGGCGTCGCCGCCGGCGTGCCGCTCGTGTGGGTGGCGGCCAATCTCGGTGCGGCGGTGGCGTTCCTCCTCGGGCGCACGCTGCTGCGCGAGCGCATCGCGGCGCGGGTCGCCGGCGACGCCCGCTTCGCGGCCATCGACCGCGCCGTCGGGCGCGAGGGCTTCAAGGTCGTGCTGCTGACGCGCCTGTCGCCGGCGTTCCCCTTCAGCCTCTTGAACTACGCCTACGGGCTGACGACCGTGTCCTTCCGCGACTACGCGCTCGGCTCGCTGCTCGGCATGATCCCGGGGACCGCGATGTACGTGTACCTCGGCTCGCTGTTGACGAGCGTCACGCAGATCGCGGCGGGCGCGCCGGCGGGCAATGCGGCGACGCAGGCGCTCACCTGGCTCGGTGCCGCGGCCACCGTGGCGGTGACGGTCGTCGTCACCCGCCTCGCCCGGCGCGCGCTCGACGAGGCGACGGCGGCGTCTCCCGGCGGCGCCGCCGTCCCCATCCATCGCACGCCCCACGACCCCGCCCGGCCTCTCGTCCTGCCCGACGACACGCACAACCGCGCGCTCGTCGCATGCGTGCACCCGCCCGGACGGCGGAACCCGACGCCGAGCGGCCGCTACAACCTCGTCGTCGTGGGCGGCGGCACGGCGGGGCTGGTCGCCGCCGCGGGCGGCGCCGGGCTCGGCGCCAAGGTGGCGCTGGTCGAGCGCGCCCTCATGGGCGGCGACTGCCTCAACACCGGCTGCGTGCCGTCGAAGGCGCTCATCGCCTCGGCCCGCGCCGCGGCCGCCGCCCGCAGGGCCGACCGGCTCGGCGTGCGGGTCGGCGCCGTCGACGTCGACTTCCCCGCCGTCATGGCCCGCCTGCGCGCGCTGCGTGCCCGCATCGCGCGCAACGACTCCGTCCAGCGCTTCGAGCAGCTCGGCGTCGAGGTGCACCTCGGCGACGCCCGCTTCACCGGCCCGCGGACGATCGAGGTCGACGGCCGGACGCTCGCGTTCTCGTGCGCCGTCGTCGCGACCGGGGCCCGCGCCGCGGTGCCGCCCATCCCCGGCCTCGCCGAGGCCGACTTCCTCACCAACGAGACCTTGTTCGAGCTGACCGAGCTGCCACGCCGCCTGGTCGTGCTCGGCGGCGGCCCGGTCGGCTGCGAGATGGCGCAAGCCTTCGCCCAGCTCGGCGCGACGGTGACCCTCGTCACCGACGCCGCCCATATCCTCCCGCGCGAGGACGCCGACGCCGCCGCGGTCGTCGCCCGCCGCATGGCCGCCGACGGCGTGCGCCTCGTCACCGGGGCCACCGTGACACGCGTCCTCCGCATCGACGGGGCCACGCGCGTCGACTGGCGCGCCGGCGACGTCGCCGACACCGCCACCGGCGACCGCCTGCTCGTCGCCGCCGGTCGGACGCCCAACCTCGGGGGCCTCGGCCTCGAGGCGGCCGGCGTCGCCTACGGTCCACACGGCGTGACGGTCGACGACCACCTCCGCACCACGAACCGCCGCGTCTTCGCCGCCGGCGACGTCGCGTCCCGCTTCCGGTTCACGCACACCGCCGACGCCCTCGCGCGCATCGTGCTCACCAACGCGCTCTTCCTCGGGCGGCGGAAGGCGAGCGCGCTCACCGTGCCCTGGTGCACGTACACGTCGCCCGAGCTCGCGCACACCGGGCTCTCCGCCGCCGAGGCGCAGGCACGCGGCATCGCCACGACGACCCTCACGCTGCCGCTCCACGACGTCGACCGCGCCATCGTCGAGGACGACGACGAAGGGTTCCTGCGCGTCGTCGTGCGCAAGGGCAGCGACGCGATCGTCGGCGCGACGCTGATCGCGGCGAACGCGGGCGACGTCGTCTCCGAGCTGACGCTCGCCATCGTCGCCGGCGTCGGGCTCGGCACCGTCGCCAACGTCATCCACCCGTATCCGACGCAGGCCGAGGTCGTGAAGAAGGCCGGCGACGCCTACAACCGCACCCGCCTCACGCCGACGGTGAAGTCGCTGTTCGCGTGGTGGCTGGCGCGCAATCGCTGA
- a CDS encoding phytanoyl-CoA dioxygenase family protein, translated as MLDAAQRAHWTRHGWLHVRDFLAPDETRALQRHTEEITAWPEEPGRWMRYYERRAGQTDGKMLARIENFVPYHPELAEMVAGTRIRELLSDCLGEPVVLFKDKINFKLPGGAGFAPHQDAPAYKDFGVEHHLTVMVPVDAFTLDNGCLEMARDGASRVLLPQKPDGTLADGVLERYELEPLLATPGDVIVFDAWVPHRSGPNRSAGPRRSYYLTFNPAAAGDHRAAYYARKRECFPPEYERRPGVDYGALGAQFNLGNPFD; from the coding sequence ATGCTCGACGCGGCACAGCGCGCCCACTGGACCCGTCACGGATGGCTCCACGTCCGCGACTTCCTCGCGCCGGACGAGACGCGCGCGCTCCAACGCCACACCGAGGAGATCACGGCCTGGCCGGAGGAGCCGGGACGGTGGATGCGCTACTACGAGCGCCGTGCCGGCCAGACCGACGGCAAGATGCTGGCGCGCATCGAGAACTTCGTTCCCTACCATCCCGAGCTCGCCGAGATGGTCGCGGGCACGCGCATCCGCGAGCTGCTCAGCGACTGCCTCGGCGAGCCCGTCGTTCTCTTCAAGGACAAGATCAACTTCAAGCTGCCGGGCGGCGCCGGCTTCGCGCCGCACCAGGACGCTCCCGCGTACAAGGACTTCGGCGTCGAGCACCACCTCACGGTGATGGTCCCGGTCGACGCCTTCACGCTCGACAACGGCTGCCTCGAGATGGCGCGCGACGGCGCGTCCCGCGTCCTACTGCCGCAGAAGCCCGACGGCACGCTCGCCGACGGCGTCCTCGAGCGCTACGAGCTCGAGCCGCTGCTCGCGACGCCGGGCGACGTCATCGTCTTCGACGCCTGGGTGCCGCACCGCTCCGGTCCGAACCGCTCGGCGGGGCCGCGGCGCTCGTACTACCTGACCTTCAACCCGGCGGCGGCGGGCGACCACCGCGCCGCCTACTACGCGCGCAAGCGCGAGTGCTTCCCGCCCGAGTACGAGCGCCGGCCCGGCGTCGACTACGGCGCCCTCGGCGCCCAGTTCAACCTCGGCAACCCGTTCGATTGA
- a CDS encoding GMC family oxidoreductase, with translation MGTGAGGGPAAAVLAEKGLDVVVLEAGPRVEAGDFTGDEAEMTARLWALGATDAGMTLYAGACVGGSTVINDALCFRPPPEILAAWRDRHGLAGFTEAAMAPFVDAAWADVHAEPTGSDHMNRNARLLERGAKRLGWAAGAAPRSVRDCVNLGLCNFGCPSNAKQSTLVTYVPRAEQAKARVLASTRVERLRLGAGAVSAVEARGADGRPLVVETPRVCLGAGVLGTPPLLQRSGIAAGDGVTVHSSTHVSARFPMPVHAYYGPTMAFVVHEFSDVNGNRGPGVMIESVAASPLATATALPGFGPAHADALAQLPHLARALVVAHDRSRGRIDAEGRVAYALLPEDMERLRVGMRESARAYLAAGADEVWLPVNGLPPVRSESDLVTIDAAARRPGDFALLYAVHLFGGAAMGDVCDEAGAVRGVRGLWVVDASGLPTNTGVNPQITIMANALRVAQGIA, from the coding sequence GTGGGCACCGGCGCCGGCGGTGGTCCGGCGGCGGCCGTCCTCGCCGAGAAGGGCCTCGACGTCGTCGTCCTCGAGGCCGGGCCGCGCGTCGAGGCCGGCGACTTCACGGGCGACGAAGCCGAGATGACCGCCCGCCTGTGGGCGCTGGGCGCGACCGACGCCGGCATGACGCTCTACGCCGGCGCCTGCGTCGGCGGCTCGACGGTCATCAACGACGCGCTCTGCTTCCGCCCGCCGCCGGAGATCCTCGCCGCGTGGCGCGACCGGCACGGGCTCGCCGGCTTCACCGAGGCCGCGATGGCGCCGTTCGTCGACGCCGCCTGGGCCGACGTGCACGCCGAGCCCACCGGCTCCGACCACATGAACCGCAACGCCCGCCTGCTCGAGCGCGGCGCCAAGCGGCTCGGCTGGGCCGCCGGCGCCGCGCCGCGCAGCGTGCGCGACTGCGTGAACCTCGGCCTGTGCAACTTCGGCTGCCCGAGCAACGCGAAGCAGTCGACGCTCGTCACCTACGTACCGCGCGCGGAGCAGGCGAAGGCGCGGGTGCTGGCGTCGACGCGGGTCGAGCGCCTGCGCCTCGGCGCGGGCGCCGTCAGCGCGGTGGAGGCCCGCGGCGCCGACGGCCGGCCGCTCGTCGTCGAAACCCCGCGCGTGTGCCTCGGCGCCGGCGTGCTCGGGACGCCGCCGCTCCTGCAGCGCAGCGGGATCGCGGCGGGCGACGGGGTGACGGTGCATTCGAGCACGCACGTGTCGGCGCGCTTCCCCATGCCCGTGCACGCCTACTACGGACCGACGATGGCGTTCGTCGTGCACGAGTTCAGCGACGTCAACGGCAACCGGGGGCCGGGCGTCATGATCGAGAGCGTGGCGGCGTCGCCGCTCGCGACCGCCACCGCCCTACCCGGCTTCGGCCCCGCCCACGCCGACGCGCTCGCGCAGCTGCCCCACCTCGCCCGCGCGCTCGTCGTCGCCCACGATCGCAGCCGCGGCCGCATCGACGCCGAGGGCCGCGTCGCCTACGCGCTGCTGCCCGAGGACATGGAGCGGCTGCGCGTCGGCATGCGCGAGTCGGCGCGCGCCTACCTGGCCGCGGGTGCCGACGAGGTGTGGCTGCCGGTGAACGGCCTGCCGCCCGTCCGCAGCGAGTCCGACCTGGTCACGATCGACGCCGCCGCCCGCCGCCCGGGCGACTTCGCCCTGCTCTACGCCGTGCACCTCTTCGGCGGCGCCGCGATGGGCGACGTGTGCGACGAGGCCGGCGCCGTGCGCGGCGTGCGCGGCCTGTGGGTGGTCGACGCCTCCGGCCTGCCGACCAACACCGGGGTCAACCCCCAGATCACGATCATGGCCAACGCGCTGCGCGTGGCGCAGGGGATCGCGTGA